ATACGATGTTGGATCATTTTAACAGTTCTTAACTTCATTTAGAGCATGTTCTGAAAACCCTTCATTAACTATCATTAtactacacacacaaacatacatacatacatacaaatgtacatgTATAATTATTCTCAATATCAACTACCTCCAAAGCGGGAAGTGGTGGAGCGGACGACgaggaattttcaattttactTTCGCTTATCTCAAGAAGTTCATCTGATTCTTCTGTTCCTTCGTTCAGAGTATTTTTTTCTCAAAGCAATTCCATTTTAATTACATTAAATTACATATTCCAAAAACAGACGCGAGAGAGgcgaacagcagcaaaaacactTTCTAACAGGGGAAGAGCGGCAGAGCAATGGTGACGGAGAGAGCGAAACGTCAAAGTTCGTTCACTTGTAAACAGCAAAACAGAGGAACAGAAGGTGAGCTTCGCTGGCCGAAGCTTTAGATACCCTTGAAAGCGCATGGTTCCAGTAGCAGATCAATTAATATGAGCTATATTGCGGGAAAAACTATTAACATAGAACTGTACTGCTCTTGAGGTATCACGAATGTGCCTGACTATGCCGATTCTGGGCGCTATGTTGACTCGGATTTCGATTCGGGCAAAACCATAATGCCCACACTTTGGAAGGGtacaacaaacagcaacgGAAACCGTCGCCGAcgagcaacaacaatgaagccaaagcaaaaggcaaaaggcacaGAGAAGAAGCAAAAGACAGAGATAGCGACACcgacaacggcaacggcaacggcagcgacggagacggagattGGGACAGAGAAGAAAGAGCCTTTTTATGCGGCGCAACTTTGGCGCTTTTTATTAAACAAGCCGACGAAGTGTGGAGCGGGGGCCTGGCGGTGATGATGCTGAGGCGGGTGGTTGGGGGAACAGCATAAGGTGAAGGAGCATAGAATGAACATTGCCGGCTAAACCGGTAACACTTGTTTATCAGCGGCAGCCAACCCACACGACCGACAAAAGAGAGATagaagaagagagaaagaCTGAGAGAGAGCAAAACCCGTATGTCAGTGGATTGAGCATGGAAATATGTTAAGCAGCGACTgagtgagagggagatagagccAGAGGATGATCAGTCAAAAGGGTTGCAGGTGACAaagacaaaagacaaaagagagaagcagagagagagaagcaaagACTCCTCTAATGTCATCATTATTGTCAATATAACAAGTTTATTGACTGCCATCCCCCCGCCCCATGCACCCCTTGGGGTCATTAGAGAAATGCTTGGCATCGGCGAAGTTTGTCCCCCCCTTTTCTCGCGACCCCACACTCTCCGCGCTGCTAAGCTTAGATTAAACGCAAGTTAATGACTTAATTAAGTGcatggcaaaaaaaacaaacaaatgagagCCGAAAGAAGAGATGGAACAGATAGATAAAGATAAATGATAGATATTGTCGCAGCAAATTGTGTATATTAACGCGTGCAAATATGCTCCGGCCGAAGAGAGTAGGAGATTGATGAGTGCGGGAGAGGGGGGCCTAATGTGTTTTAACGGTACCAGTGCAGGCAGAAATTAGCAGCATAGCGGAGAGGCAGAGGACAATAAGAACTGTAACGGCATCGGCTAATAGATAAAGGTTGAACGACATTTCCCTGAGAACACACACAGCAAATATCCCCAATTACCGCTATGGGGATACCCTCCAACCTCTGAGAATCTCCAAGAAGCCCATTGATAGCTGAATTTAAATTCGAATTAATTCCTTCAGCCCACATTGAACCATTTGTTGATATTTCTTTCGACTAATCAACAGGAGGGAGAGACTgcaagtgagagagagagagacagcagcatcaacagcaagAGAGAATATAAAGAGAGCGAGCATCCAAAACAAATGTCCAAACAGACCGCGTTGCACTGAGAGCGGTTCAAATTCAAGGTCGCTGTTATATTTAGCAGCCAAAGAGAGCCTGTGTTATGTTCCACATGGCATTCGTACGGCTAACAGCGCTGGCATTTTCAGCAAGGGAGCCAGAGTCTTGTTAAGCTGTTCTGCTAAGTTCAAATATGTTAAGAAAGCAAACAAGAGCTTCGGTTAAGAGCAAGCAATGTTGGCACTGAAATTAAGAGAGTGGAGTAATAGCATGTTTACACTGCCGCGCGTTTTCTATCGATGTAGGAAAAGAAGCAATGCGAAGGATTTACTCTGCCAGAAGCAGGTTATTGTTTATTGAGATTAGTTGATATATGTGTTTAATAAAGAGGGAAGCAATCAAATtttgaaaatcaataaaaatatggAGCAcgacatatatatattataaccAGCCATTGCTCTGTGGAGTTTGTGGGCAGTGTTTCTACCTTTTTCAGACCTGCGTTCGACAATTATAAGCCACCATTAGACCCGTTTGCTTATCCCTTGTAACATAAAACAGCGTCTCCGCAAGACGCAAAGACGCAAGACGCAGCCGTGGTGGTGTGAACAGCCTATAAGAGAGGCCATAAGAGAGCGCGACCGGTTGTGAGAGCTCGAGCGCTCAATGCTCACTTTTGCGCTGCAGTGCCGAGCGTCACTGCTTCAATGCTACTTCATTTCGTCAATTCGTTTTCAACTTTTCCGAAGGCATGTTGTGTTTTTCCGTGTCACTCCGTGTCCAAGTCGCGCGCGCTTTTTGACGTAAAGTGCTCGAGAAATTCCGGAGTCGCGCCGCGTCGCGAATCAGTGAtaagagaaacaaatattaatattaaatatttacagcaagcaaaaagcaaagaaagaagggaaaataaaaataaactgaaattAAGGGAAATATTTGTCGCGGGCAAACGATGGAAGAGTGCTAAGTGTTTGTATCCCAGATAAATACTACCCCTCCTCTCTGTAACGGTGATTTTTTTCGAGTGTCGCGAGTGTCAATATGTGCGAGATCTGAagataaaataaagaaagataTAAGGAGAAAGAGCATAGCGAAAGCAGTCAAGAATTAACCTCTGAAAGCAGCAAATTGCAACCGCGAGAAACCCCAAAATGTGGCTAAAAATCCTCCTCCTAGTGCTCCCCACAATCATCCAGGGCGTCCAGCGGTACGACCAGACGCCCCTGGACGCCAGTCCCTACTACCGCAGTGGCGGCGGCCTGATGGGGCCCGACCTGAGCGGCACCTCCGCCACCTCCCTGGACGGCTTCCCGCACCACAACCGCTGCGAGGCGATCACCATTTCGATCTGCAAGAATATACCCTACAACATGACCATTATGCCCAATCTGATCGGACACACCAAGCAGGAGGAGGCCGGCCTGGAGGTCCACCAGTTCGCGCCGCTAGTCAAGATCGGCTGCAGCGACGACCTGCAGCTCTTCCTCTGCTCCCTGTACGTGCCCGTCTGCACCATCCTCGAGCGCCCGATCCCGCCCTGCCGCTCCCTCTGCGAGTCCGCGCGCGTCTGCGAGAAGCTGATGAAGACCTACAACTTCAACTGGCCGGAGAATCTCGAGTGCTCCAAGTTCCCCGTCCACGGGGGCGAGGACTTGTGCGTTGCCGAGAacaccacctcctccacccCGGCCCCCACCAGGAGCGCCCCCAAGGTGACCACCAGGAAGCATCAGCTAGGAGTCGAAATACCCCATCGCAACATTGGATTCGTCTGCCCCGTCCAGCTGAAGACGCCGCTGGGCATGGGCTACGAGCTGAAAGTCGGTGGAAAGGTGCGTTCCCAAATGATTATTCCTATAGGAATTGAATACAAAAATGCCCTAAGATATGTTTAGGAAAGTGTGTGTTTCAGATATTGGTACTGTACATTTCCCAAGgtttttttgtacatatttgcCTGTTGCTGCTATCGAAAGAACTGTAAGCAAATGTGTGAATGTCCGACGGGATTCTGAAAAGTTTTTAAGGCAGTGAAAATATACTGTATAGTTTACCCGATAGTTCCAGATAATCTTTGGTATGGTTGTAGATCGAATTTTCTTGGGATCGGATACCATTCGGATTGTTCCTGGAAGTTGATCGGTTACAGATATCGCCCCATCATATAGGTCAAatgtgttgtgtttttttatgtCTTCATCTGGGGTCTGTAGCAATTtgctggcaggcaggcgggcaggtcGGAGGAGAGCAGAATGCATATCCTGTTGCGTTGAGCAGTAAACAATTTCCAACCACCACCAGGAAAACCAGCAGGAGGTCCTGCCAAGACACAGAGCCATAGGacaggcagagacagagatagggagagggagagcgagcgtGAGCGAGAAGGCATATGGTATTGAGGAGCCCGCATTCCGATTCCTACCTGCCCGTACCCGTACAGTAACTCATCGAAGAACAGCATTAACCAACGTCAGGTAGATCGCTTCTTTGGCTTCCCTCGAGGAAAGGTAAACCAGTTTTCTCAGTTTTCATCTTTTCTCTCtcgagacagagacggagagggGAGAGAATAATTCTGTAATTTGTAATGCCTGGTTATgtaacccacaaaaaaaaaagaagaaaccgAAAACCTAACAAGAACTGAAGAACATTTAATAATTTGAACTGAACGATGGGGTCAGGCCTGTTGCATTTTCACgttctttaattaattttccagcCATTCGCAGCTCATCAGCAACCAGCAAGCAGCAACATTTTTTTGAACATCGTTTGACTGATGATCAAATGTTTTTCcaatgtttttctttgggaTTTTGTCCGCTTTTCCTTCAGTCCTTGCCGCTTCCCTCTGGCATGTGTAAAGCGCATTAAATACTTTGTGGCAGGATAATTCACACTTTGCTGGGAGTCTGGTGTTTGGTATCTGGCGGATACATGTGTCTGTCTTAGCTACTTTAGCCATGCGattctgttgcttttttttcctctCCCTTCATTGCTCTGTGTGCTCTCTCcccgggtgtgtgtgtgtcatcaGTAacactccatctccatctccatctctagCCCCTTTCCATCATCCTTGCCAGACACCCTGGCAATcgtcgcaatcgcaatcgtaGTCCGTGCCTGAATGCCTTTCGAGTGCTGCGTGCGAAATTTAGCAGCTTGTTTTCCTCGCTTTCGATTGCATTTGGATTGCCCCCATATCATTATTGTCTGCTAATGATAATGCCACGGCGTGAGAGCGTGAATTAATGCTTATTGGATAGATAATGATCCCGATACACGGGAGGCAGCGGAGGGCCAAACGCGATACATCCCAGAGCATCCCTACTGGCTTTCCTTGTCCCTACAAGTTCAGCTTATTCACTTCCTCAAATCATTAGCCCTAGACCTCCTTTCAGGCCGGAACCCGCAGTTTAGGCCACGGCAATGCCCGATTGATGGGCTACATGTGTAGACACCCCTTCCGCAGGCCccaccaaaaataaattaatcaaCGAGCGCGAAAGGACACCGGCTCGAAGGGGGGGCGAGAGGCGGGGGCTTGTGTAAAACCATTAAAAGCCTCATTTGGGACGCTTTTGACGCATTTAG
The sequence above is a segment of the Drosophila pseudoobscura strain MV-25-SWS-2005 chromosome X, UCI_Dpse_MV25, whole genome shotgun sequence genome. Coding sequences within it:
- the fz gene encoding frizzled isoform X3 translates to MWLKILLLVLPTIIQGVQRYDQTPLDASPYYRSGGGLMGPDLSGTSATSLDGFPHHNRCEAITISICKNIPYNMTIMPNLIGHTKQEEAGLEVHQFAPLVKIGCSDDLQLFLCSLYVPVCTILERPIPPCRSLCESARVCEKLMKTYNFNWPENLECSKFPVHGGEDLCVAENTTSSTPAPTRSAPKVTTRKHQLGVEIPHRNIGFVCPVQLKTPLGMGYELKVGGKDLHDCGAPCHAMFFPERERTVLRYWVGSWAAVCVASCLFTVLTFLIDSSRFRYPERAIVFLAVCYLVVGCAYVAGLGAGDSVSCREPFPPPVKLGRLQMMSTITQGHRQTTSCTVLFMALYFCCMAAFAWWSCLAFAWFLAAGLKWGHEAIENKSHLFHLVAWAVPALQTISVLALAKVEGM
- the fz gene encoding frizzled isoform X2; protein product: MWLKILLLVLPTIIQGVQRYDQTPLDASPYYRSGGGLMGPDLSGTSATSLDGFPHHNRCEAITISICKNIPYNMTIMPNLIGHTKQEEAGLEVHQFAPLVKIGCSDDLQLFLCSLYVPVCTILERPIPPCRSLCESARVCEKLMKTYNFNWPENLECSKFPVHGGEDLCVAENTTSSTPAPTRSAPKVTTRKHQLGVEIPHRNIGFVCPVQLKTPLGMGYELKVGGKDLHDCGAPCHAMFFPERERTVLRYWVGSWAAVCVASCLFTVLTFLIDSSRFRYPERAIVFLAVCYLVVGCAYVAGLGAGDSVSCREPFPPPVKLGRLQMMSTITQGHRQTTSCTVLFMALYFCCMAAFAWWSCLAFAWFLAAGLKWGHEAIENKSHLFHLVAWAVPALQTISVLALAKVEGMLIHHPLTPRS